In Paenibacillus sonchi, a single genomic region encodes these proteins:
- a CDS encoding RHS repeat domain-containing protein: MNLLKRTRLFIYLIQTVFFIFMLSIGQSKAFGAENIIVPRETYESGSYAGTGYVPVNGTITSDPQKVVNGKYSAFLNALPSEVWKEFNYTDSSKVKFEKNTTYSVTFSYKSIDMKPADANRFFYFLARSTDTKEDKGYTSWTDASGDGGIRTMTFTTGNKENYYLIWGIHGGGALSIDNIQIVKTTPASSESFEKGTFASTNFLAGSGMITNDPTKTVSGQYSAYLSSLRTEDWKALAYTDKNKVKFEKNTTYKVTFSYKAIDMESAGANRCFYFLARSTDDSEDKGWTTWNEVSGNKGTRTVTFTTGNKENYYLVWGIYKGGALSLDDIEITKMNESFESGAYTNTNFTAGSGTITNDPAKVITGQYSAYLTSPLSEVWKEFTYSDPSKFKFEGNTTYSVTFSYKSLDMDALENERFFYFLARSTDNLEDKGWMTWKASTGNKGKKTVTFTTGSKENYYLIWGIHKGGALSLDDITIHKVSESFERGSYSGTDFSPVAGIITSDPSKVVNGLYSAYLSSPTSKEWIEFASTDTNKVKFQSNTTYTVSFAYKSIDMQPIDNNRFFYFSARGIGNTEVKGWTSWNDVTGTQGTKSVTFTTGDQANYYLFWGIHGGGALSIDDIVIQQLTTYQYDASGRLVQIRMPDNQVVRYLYDLNGNLISTKVD, from the coding sequence GTGAATCTTCTGAAAAGAACCAGGTTATTCATCTATTTAATACAGACCGTCTTTTTTATTTTTATGCTAAGTATTGGTCAGAGTAAAGCATTTGGAGCGGAAAATATTATCGTACCTAGAGAAACATACGAGAGTGGAAGTTATGCTGGCACTGGTTATGTTCCGGTCAATGGGACGATTACCAGTGATCCACAAAAAGTAGTGAATGGGAAATACTCTGCGTTCTTAAACGCCCTTCCATCAGAAGTCTGGAAAGAATTTAATTATACGGATTCAAGTAAAGTTAAATTCGAAAAAAATACTACTTATTCTGTGACTTTCTCTTATAAATCCATAGATATGAAGCCAGCAGATGCCAACCGCTTTTTCTACTTTCTTGCGCGAAGTACGGATACAAAGGAGGATAAAGGATATACCTCTTGGACGGATGCGAGCGGAGATGGTGGGATCAGAACGATGACTTTTACAACCGGAAATAAAGAAAACTATTATTTGATTTGGGGAATTCACGGAGGCGGAGCGCTTTCCATTGATAACATTCAGATTGTAAAAACCACTCCTGCCAGTAGCGAATCTTTTGAAAAAGGTACGTTCGCTTCCACTAATTTTTTGGCAGGCTCCGGTATGATTACAAATGATCCAACAAAAACAGTGAGCGGACAATACTCGGCGTATCTCAGCTCCTTGCGGACAGAGGACTGGAAGGCACTCGCATACACAGATAAGAATAAAGTCAAGTTTGAAAAAAACACTACATATAAAGTTACCTTCTCATATAAGGCTATTGATATGGAGTCGGCAGGGGCGAATCGCTGCTTCTATTTTCTAGCAAGGAGTACTGATGATTCAGAAGATAAGGGATGGACTACCTGGAATGAGGTCAGTGGAAACAAGGGAACCCGTACGGTAACATTCACAACGGGAAACAAGGAAAATTACTATTTGGTCTGGGGAATCTACAAAGGTGGGGCACTTTCGTTAGATGATATAGAGATCACCAAGATGAATGAATCTTTCGAAAGCGGTGCGTATACGAATACAAATTTTACTGCGGGCTCCGGTACCATTACAAATGATCCTGCGAAAGTAATTACGGGACAGTATTCTGCCTATCTTACATCACCGTTGAGTGAGGTGTGGAAAGAATTTACATATAGTGACCCCAGTAAGTTCAAGTTCGAAGGGAACACAACGTATTCAGTGACATTTTCCTATAAATCATTAGATATGGATGCTTTGGAGAATGAGCGATTTTTCTACTTTTTGGCTAGAAGCACTGATAATCTGGAAGATAAGGGCTGGATGACTTGGAAGGCTTCAACGGGGAATAAGGGAAAGAAAACCGTAACTTTTACGACTGGAAGCAAAGAAAATTACTATTTGATATGGGGCATCCATAAGGGAGGCGCACTTTCCTTGGATGATATCACGATCCATAAAGTCAGTGAATCTTTTGAAAGGGGTTCGTATAGTGGGACTGACTTTTCGCCTGTAGCTGGAATCATTACGAGCGATCCTTCAAAGGTAGTTAACGGACTTTATTCTGCCTATTTGAGTTCCCCAACATCCAAGGAATGGATCGAGTTTGCCTCTACGGATACTAATAAAGTGAAGTTTCAGAGCAATACAACTTACACTGTGAGTTTTGCTTATAAATCCATCGATATGCAGCCAATAGATAACAATCGCTTTTTTTATTTTTCAGCTCGTGGGATCGGTAATACTGAAGTGAAAGGCTGGACCAGTTGGAACGATGTCACAGGTACTCAAGGAACAAAAAGCGTAACGTTTACTACAGGAGATCAAGCTAATTACTATTTGTTTTGGGGAATCCACGGGGGTGGTGCCCTCTCGATCGATGATATCGTCATCCAGCAATTAACAACTTATCAGTATGATGCGAGTGGAAGATTAGTGCAAATAAGAATGCCGGATAATCAAGTTGTTAGATACTTATATGACCTGAACGGGAATCTAATAAGTACGAAGGTGGATTGA